Proteins encoded by one window of Chitinivorax sp. PXF-14:
- a CDS encoding lysophospholipase, translated as MKERQFTLQAADGHRIFAVEWLPEHGNVRCVLQISHGMAEHCLRYRDFAQYLSQRGIAVYAHDHRGHGQSVSNGEVVGHYADSDGWNKVVADVHQVNREIARLQPQLPITLLGHSMGSFITRAYVLKHASTLAAVIVSATGVRYGGIAKLARSIARWDARRIGTRKPSKLMARLSFGTFNLQFLPTRTAFDWLSRDSKQVDAYLADPLCGFDCSAQLWVDMFGGIIDAECAEIDGSTLPRGLPALLVAGTKDPTSMGGLGMKQLARRYQAAGMADVSVKLYKGGRHELLNETNNAEVYADLASWIEVHCKSSASQPQNLAATVPA; from the coding sequence ATGAAGGAACGCCAATTCACCCTGCAAGCCGCCGACGGCCACCGCATTTTTGCGGTCGAATGGCTGCCGGAGCACGGCAACGTGCGCTGTGTGCTGCAAATCTCGCATGGCATGGCAGAGCACTGCCTGCGCTACCGCGATTTTGCGCAATACCTGAGCCAGCGCGGCATCGCCGTCTATGCTCACGACCATCGCGGGCACGGCCAGTCCGTCAGCAATGGAGAAGTAGTCGGCCATTATGCCGACAGCGACGGCTGGAACAAGGTGGTCGCCGACGTTCACCAGGTCAACCGGGAGATCGCCAGGCTTCAGCCACAGCTGCCGATCACCCTGCTCGGCCACAGCATGGGCTCCTTCATCACCCGTGCCTACGTGCTCAAACATGCCAGCACCCTGGCGGCGGTCATTGTTTCCGCCACTGGCGTGCGTTATGGCGGCATCGCCAAGCTGGCCCGATCGATCGCACGCTGGGACGCCCGGCGCATCGGGACACGCAAGCCCAGCAAACTGATGGCCAGGCTCAGTTTCGGCACCTTCAATCTGCAATTCCTGCCGACCCGCACCGCTTTCGACTGGCTGTCCCGCGACAGCAAGCAGGTTGACGCCTATCTTGCCGACCCGCTGTGCGGCTTCGACTGCAGCGCGCAGCTGTGGGTCGACATGTTCGGCGGGATCATCGATGCCGAATGCGCCGAAATCGATGGCAGCACGCTGCCGCGCGGCCTGCCCGCCCTGCTCGTCGCCGGCACCAAGGACCCGACCAGCATGGGCGGCCTCGGCATGAAGCAGCTCGCCAGGCGCTATCAGGCGGCCGGCATGGCCGACGTCAGCGTCAAGCTGTACAAGGGTGGGCGCCACGAGCTGCTGAACGAGACCAACAATGCCGAGGTGTACGCCGACCTCGCAAGCTGGATCGAGGTGCATTGCAAATCGTCGGCCAGCCAGCCGCAGAACCTGGCGGCAACGGTGCCCGCCTGA